In Streptomyces sp. NBC_00414, a single window of DNA contains:
- a CDS encoding phosphatase PAP2 family protein — protein MPGAHPRPPIDRRVFLRNSVGLSAGLIAAPAGMAWPATASASASASASASASASASTASAGTNTAAAFVDAYATNVLGNLTSETNAAVHILDGFARVWKTGASWDTGTPLMPEVLRANMRYCARVTRRRTDAEARTAFVQDRQHQSYAVIAGLGPLADLYRSGAKAVTGITSAPDGVPAGRINDTIPADAPAGSALGAGSHTSDLGKVAELVDTVRGPFASSNPSKLAYQYPRPWRMNEDSEIVGTGRTDELGFPVYESDVVVVPQLLRQRGTDPADDGGFTSGHTNAFYLAALSLAYAVPERFQELVARASELAHTRIVSGMHSTVDVVGGRVLSTALAAAALADPANAGLKAAARAQAAAYFQERTGTTADTLYDYAHAAGPDTDPYADRAANRAAVGPRLTYVLPKRHAHDRMSVPKGAEVLLETRLPYLSAAQRREVLRTTALPAGYVLLDGFEKWGRLDLFAAADGYGAFDADVHVTLDAAAGGFGAADTWRNDIGGRGALVKRGSGTLGLAGGNSYAGGTTVERGVLATASADALGRGDVRVKGGSLRVTSPLRVRGSYTQEAGTTLEVTLAGDGEPALTVDRRVLLDRAGRLVVHLDGSYRPRRGTVLPVIGARSLRGRFAGIAVDGFRAEAVFTARGLSVRLT, from the coding sequence ATGCCCGGTGCGCACCCCCGTCCCCCTATCGACCGGCGCGTGTTCCTGCGGAACTCCGTGGGTCTTTCGGCCGGACTGATCGCGGCTCCCGCGGGCATGGCCTGGCCCGCCACCGCGTCGGCGTCGGCGTCGGCGTCGGCCTCGGCGTCGGCGTCGGCCTCGGCATCCACGGCGTCGGCCGGCACGAACACGGCCGCCGCCTTCGTGGACGCGTACGCCACCAACGTCCTCGGCAACCTCACCTCCGAGACCAACGCGGCCGTGCACATCCTCGACGGCTTCGCGCGCGTCTGGAAGACGGGCGCGAGCTGGGACACCGGCACCCCGCTGATGCCCGAGGTCCTGCGCGCCAACATGCGGTACTGCGCCCGCGTCACCCGGCGCCGCACCGACGCCGAGGCCCGGACCGCCTTCGTCCAGGACCGCCAGCACCAGAGTTACGCGGTGATCGCGGGCCTGGGCCCGCTCGCCGACCTGTACCGGAGCGGGGCCAAGGCCGTCACCGGCATCACCTCGGCGCCGGACGGCGTACCGGCGGGCCGGATCAACGACACAATCCCGGCCGACGCTCCCGCGGGCTCCGCGCTGGGCGCCGGTTCGCACACCTCGGACCTCGGCAAGGTCGCCGAGCTGGTGGACACCGTGCGCGGCCCGTTCGCGTCGAGCAACCCGTCCAAACTCGCCTACCAGTACCCGCGCCCGTGGCGCATGAACGAGGACAGCGAGATCGTCGGCACGGGGCGGACCGACGAACTGGGCTTCCCCGTCTACGAGTCCGACGTCGTGGTGGTCCCGCAACTGCTGCGGCAGCGCGGCACCGACCCGGCCGACGACGGGGGCTTCACCAGCGGCCACACGAACGCCTTCTACCTCGCGGCGCTGTCCCTGGCGTACGCGGTCCCCGAGCGGTTCCAGGAGTTGGTGGCCCGCGCCTCCGAACTCGCCCACACCCGCATCGTGTCGGGCATGCACTCCACCGTCGACGTGGTGGGCGGCCGTGTCCTGTCGACGGCCCTCGCGGCGGCGGCGCTCGCCGATCCGGCGAACGCCGGTCTGAAGGCGGCGGCCCGGGCCCAGGCCGCCGCGTACTTCCAGGAGCGGACCGGCACCACCGCCGACACCCTCTACGACTACGCGCATGCGGCGGGCCCGGACACGGACCCGTACGCGGACCGCGCCGCCAACAGGGCAGCGGTCGGGCCCCGGTTGACATACGTGCTGCCCAAGCGGCACGCGCACGACCGCATGAGTGTGCCGAAGGGCGCCGAGGTCCTGCTGGAGACGCGACTGCCCTACCTCTCCGCGGCCCAGCGGCGCGAGGTGCTGCGGACGACCGCGCTGCCCGCCGGGTACGTCCTGCTGGACGGCTTCGAGAAGTGGGGGCGGCTGGACCTCTTCGCCGCCGCCGACGGGTACGGGGCCTTCGACGCCGACGTGCACGTCACGCTGGACGCCGCAGCCGGGGGCTTCGGCGCCGCCGACACCTGGCGCAACGACATCGGCGGCCGGGGCGCGCTCGTCAAGCGCGGCAGCGGCACGTTGGGCCTGGCCGGCGGCAACTCGTACGCCGGTGGCACCACGGTGGAGCGGGGCGTCCTCGCGACCGCCTCGGCCGACGCGCTCGGCCGTGGTGACGTACGCGTCAAGGGCGGTTCCCTGCGCGTGACTTCGCCTCTTCGGGTGCGGGGCTCGTACACCCAGGAGGCCGGTACGACGCTGGAGGTGACGCTCGCGGGCGACGGGGAGCCTGCGCTCACGGTGGATCGCCGCGTGCTGCTCGACCGGGCCGGGCGGCTCGTCGTACACCTCGACGGGTCGTACCGTCCGCGGAGGGGCACGGTCCTTCCGGTGATCGGGGCGCGGTCCTTGCGGGGGCGGTTCGCCGGGATCGCGGTGGACGGGTTCCGCGCCGAGGCCGTCTTCACCGCACGGGGGTTGTCCGTCCGCCTCACCTGA
- the tgmB gene encoding ATP-grasp ribosomal peptide maturase → MTVLILTCEQDVTADMVVAELDRDAVPVVRLDPADLPGPVALSGEYVRGAFRGHLSAGGRLVSMGGLRSVWVRRPGAPASNAAEPSDWLTEESAQALYGMLRSTDARWMNHPDAARRARHKPWQLSLAQRCGLPVPATLITTFPQAARDFADRFPDLVVKPVSGAHPQEPPRAVPTSRVAPDTDFAAVAFGPTLLQRRVVKRADIRLTCVGDRMFAARKTVAPDADPDEVDVRFAASDALWQAVDTPSSVAAGVRSYLREAGLAFGAFDFAEDAEGMWWFLECNQSGQFGFIQIESDQPIAAAVAGWLAAPIAPSAPGVLPNGGRTWAMEGH, encoded by the coding sequence ATGACGGTTCTGATCCTGACGTGCGAACAGGATGTGACCGCGGACATGGTGGTGGCGGAGCTCGACAGGGACGCGGTCCCGGTCGTCCGCCTCGATCCCGCGGACCTTCCCGGCCCGGTGGCCCTGTCGGGCGAGTACGTGCGCGGCGCCTTTCGCGGGCATCTGTCCGCCGGCGGCCGGCTGGTGAGCATGGGCGGCCTGCGGTCCGTCTGGGTCCGCAGGCCCGGCGCGCCCGCGAGCAACGCCGCCGAGCCCTCCGACTGGCTGACCGAGGAGTCCGCGCAGGCGCTCTACGGCATGCTGCGCTCCACCGACGCGCGCTGGATGAACCACCCCGACGCGGCCCGCCGGGCCCGCCACAAGCCCTGGCAGCTGTCCCTGGCCCAGCGCTGCGGTCTGCCCGTACCCGCCACTCTGATCACCACGTTCCCGCAGGCCGCCCGCGACTTCGCGGACCGCTTCCCGGATCTGGTGGTCAAGCCCGTGTCGGGCGCGCACCCGCAGGAACCGCCCAGGGCGGTGCCCACCAGCCGGGTCGCACCCGACACCGACTTCGCGGCCGTCGCCTTCGGCCCGACCCTGCTCCAGCGGCGGGTGGTCAAGCGGGCCGACATCAGGCTGACCTGTGTCGGCGACCGGATGTTCGCCGCGCGCAAGACGGTCGCGCCGGACGCCGACCCCGACGAGGTGGACGTCCGGTTCGCCGCCTCCGACGCCCTGTGGCAGGCGGTGGACACGCCGTCGTCCGTCGCCGCCGGGGTGCGCAGCTACCTCCGGGAGGCCGGACTGGCCTTCGGGGCCTTCGACTTCGCCGAGGACGCCGAGGGGATGTGGTGGTTCCTGGAGTGCAACCAGTCGGGGCAGTTCGGGTTCATACAGATCGAATCGGATCAGCCCATCGCCGCCGCGGTCGCCGGCTGGCTGGCCGCGCCCATCGCTCCCAGTGCGCCCGGGGTGCTGCCCAACGGGGGCCGGACGTGGGCCATGGAGGGTCACTGA
- a CDS encoding serine hydrolase domain-containing protein — protein sequence MDQLQQEVVPAEVGLDPVALDRLDRFFARRVDDGLLPGYLVSVARHGRVAHLTSYGLRDPEAGTAVTSDTVWRLYSMTKPVVSVAALMLHEEGLLGLDDPVSRHLPDFADPQVYESGTGDDIRTRPADGPVLVRHLLTHTAGLTIGAYRTHPVDALYRAAGADIQAPEGADLAEACAVYARLPLQFEPGTEWNYSIATNVVGRLIEVVTGRPLDAFLAERVFAPLGMTDTGFRVSGERADLLAVLYQEDPEDKDGRIIPAPGPPLHERPRLLSGTGGLVGTAGDYHRFMEFLRRRGELDGVRLLSSGAVDTMATNHLPADLHTFGTRPIHGQPGNAGLGFGLGVSVVVDATRTPSPESEGSYGWSGAGGTTFWVDPRNDLTVQFMTQVRPAGMMSFDELKGFVHEALGG from the coding sequence ATGGACCAGTTGCAGCAAGAAGTGGTTCCGGCGGAGGTCGGTCTGGACCCGGTGGCCCTGGACCGGCTCGACCGGTTCTTCGCCCGCCGCGTGGACGACGGCCTACTTCCCGGATACCTCGTTTCGGTGGCTCGTCACGGCCGTGTCGCGCATCTCACGTCGTACGGTCTGCGCGACCCGGAGGCCGGCACCGCGGTCACCTCGGACACGGTGTGGCGGCTCTACTCGATGACCAAGCCGGTGGTGTCCGTCGCCGCGCTGATGCTCCACGAGGAGGGCCTGCTCGGCCTGGACGATCCCGTCTCCCGCCATCTGCCGGACTTCGCCGACCCGCAGGTCTACGAGAGCGGCACGGGCGACGACATCAGGACCCGCCCGGCCGACGGGCCCGTCCTGGTCCGGCACCTGCTGACCCACACCGCGGGCCTGACCATCGGCGCGTACCGCACCCATCCCGTGGACGCCCTCTACCGGGCCGCCGGGGCCGACATCCAGGCGCCGGAGGGCGCGGATCTCGCCGAGGCCTGCGCGGTGTACGCGCGTCTGCCCCTGCAGTTCGAACCGGGGACCGAGTGGAACTACTCGATTGCGACCAACGTGGTCGGCCGGCTCATCGAGGTGGTGACGGGACGCCCGCTGGACGCGTTCCTCGCCGAGCGGGTCTTCGCGCCGCTGGGCATGACGGACACCGGCTTCCGGGTCTCCGGAGAGCGGGCGGACCTGCTGGCCGTCCTCTACCAGGAGGACCCGGAGGACAAGGACGGCAGGATCATCCCGGCCCCGGGCCCGCCGCTGCACGAGCGCCCGCGGCTGCTCTCCGGCACCGGCGGCCTGGTGGGGACGGCGGGCGACTACCACCGCTTCATGGAGTTCCTGCGCCGGCGCGGTGAACTCGACGGCGTCCGGCTGCTGTCCTCGGGGGCCGTGGACACCATGGCCACCAACCATCTCCCCGCCGACCTCCACACCTTCGGCACCAGGCCCATCCACGGGCAGCCCGGCAACGCGGGCCTCGGCTTCGGCCTCGGCGTCTCGGTCGTGGTGGACGCGACCCGCACGCCGTCCCCGGAGAGCGAGGGGTCCTACGGCTGGAGCGGCGCGGGCGGCACGACCTTCTGGGTCGACCCCCGCAACGACCTGACCGTGCAGTTCATGACCCAGGTGCGCCCCGCGGGAATGATGTCCTTCGACGAACTGAAGGGCTTCGTGCACGAGGCGCTCGGGGGCTGA
- a CDS encoding saccharopine dehydrogenase family protein codes for MPERTAPATALVPPSGTVHWIGAGLSTGSGLAALCEAADRVRLWHRTEERAGGSLAALGLTGRAEPRAYTFPALTAELAPGDVVVSMLPAPEHAGLLAACVDGRAHFACSSYVSEAVLDQVPVAVAAGVVVLTESGLDPGIDHLFAHSLLARARAEIGADTEAEVSLTSYCGGVPAVPNDFRYRFSWAPAGVLGALRSPARYIEAGAETTAPRPWEVTRPQVVDGESFEVYPNRDSVPFVGQYGVPPAWKPRTFVRGTLRLDGWLDAWQPVFEELRRGDDRRIAELARELAARYPTTDTDRDRVVLAVTLDVRADGGRTWSGRYLLDMEGDAEESAMARCVSRTLAVGVRRILAGDLPPGLSRAAETAERSEEWLAELAREGVDFRRE; via the coding sequence ATGCCTGAGAGGACCGCGCCCGCGACTGCCCTCGTACCGCCCTCCGGGACCGTCCACTGGATCGGCGCGGGCCTGTCCACCGGCAGCGGACTCGCCGCGCTCTGCGAAGCGGCCGACCGCGTACGCCTGTGGCACCGCACCGAGGAGCGGGCCGGAGGGAGCCTGGCGGCGCTGGGGCTCACCGGCCGAGCCGAACCGCGCGCGTACACTTTTCCGGCCCTCACCGCCGAGCTGGCCCCCGGAGACGTGGTGGTCTCCATGCTGCCGGCGCCCGAGCACGCGGGACTGCTCGCCGCCTGTGTGGACGGCCGCGCCCATTTCGCCTGCTCCAGCTATGTCTCCGAGGCCGTGCTCGACCAGGTTCCGGTGGCCGTGGCGGCCGGGGTCGTGGTCCTCACGGAGTCGGGCCTGGACCCGGGCATCGACCACCTCTTCGCGCACAGCCTGCTGGCCCGCGCCCGTGCGGAGATCGGCGCGGACACCGAGGCCGAGGTGAGCCTCACCTCGTACTGCGGAGGCGTCCCCGCCGTCCCGAACGACTTCAGGTACCGCTTCAGCTGGGCTCCGGCGGGGGTTCTCGGCGCCCTTCGCTCGCCCGCCCGTTACATCGAGGCCGGAGCGGAGACGACGGCCCCGCGCCCCTGGGAGGTCACCCGGCCCCAGGTGGTGGACGGTGAGTCCTTCGAGGTCTACCCGAACCGCGACAGCGTCCCGTTCGTCGGGCAGTACGGGGTGCCGCCCGCCTGGAAGCCCCGGACGTTCGTCCGCGGCACCCTGCGCCTCGACGGCTGGCTCGACGCCTGGCAGCCGGTCTTCGAGGAACTCCGCCGGGGCGACGACCGCCGGATCGCCGAACTGGCCCGGGAGTTGGCGGCCCGCTACCCCACCACGGACACCGACCGGGACCGGGTGGTCCTTGCGGTGACTCTCGACGTACGGGCCGACGGGGGACGCACCTGGTCGGGACGCTACCTCCTGGACATGGAGGGGGACGCGGAGGAGAGCGCGATGGCGCGGTGCGTCTCCAGGACGCTCGCGGTCGGTGTACGACGGATCCTCGCCGGAGACCTCCCGCCCGGCCTCAGCCGAGCGGCCGAGACAGCGGAGCGCTCGGAGGAGTGGCTGGCGGAACTGGCCCGGGAGGGGGTCGACTTCCGGAGGGAGTAG
- the tgmA gene encoding putative ATP-grasp-modified RiPP, whose protein sequence is MRPFALNYARPAQQLEVSVPYAYDSRLQLNVLPDGRLAAHDYAVLRELGSTTSTAGSKTHFDD, encoded by the coding sequence ATGCGACCGTTCGCGCTCAACTATGCCCGTCCGGCCCAGCAGTTGGAGGTCAGCGTTCCGTACGCCTATGACTCCAGACTGCAATTGAACGTGCTTCCGGACGGGCGGCTTGCCGCACATGACTACGCCGTGTTGCGGGAGTTGGGGTCCACGACCTCCACCGCCGGCTCGAAGACCCACTTCGACGACTGA
- a CDS encoding N-acetylglucosamine kinase, whose amino-acid sequence MADSTPVAVGIDVGGTKTHLRAVAGGDPGSGRGPAFGGDLDAGSGPAFGRDLDSGHDYDSGRGHGSGHDFDSGRGPGSGPRAVADHVRRSSGWRPHDPASAAAWLAALIDDVLPRGTRPAAVAVGGHACETPRQCEEIRSALHALLHVPCRVVGDAELLVPAAGLAKGVGLVAGTGSVAVGLLPDGTGIQVGGWGAVLGDEGGSAGLVREAVRALWAAHDRGEPPDALAERLTAAFGVSEVPALGAALESATDVSAEWGRHAPSVFAAAEDGSSLARTVIAEGARELARLVVLLAGRGVPVDDVVVAGGAVLGRPVLYEAFKAALAEALPSARPRPLRVPPVEGAVALARALL is encoded by the coding sequence GTGGCGGACTCCACGCCCGTCGCCGTCGGTATCGACGTGGGCGGCACGAAGACGCATCTGCGCGCCGTGGCCGGGGGCGACCCCGGCTCCGGGCGCGGCCCCGCTTTCGGGGGCGACCTCGACGCCGGGAGCGGCCCCGCTTTCGGGCGTGACCTCGATTCCGGGCACGACTATGACTCCGGGCGCGGCCACGGTTCCGGGCACGACTTCGACTCCGGGCGCGGCCCCGGCTCCGGGCCGAGGGCGGTCGCCGATCACGTGCGGAGGAGCAGTGGATGGAGGCCGCACGATCCGGCGTCCGCCGCCGCCTGGCTGGCCGCGCTGATCGACGACGTACTGCCCCGGGGCACCCGCCCGGCCGCGGTGGCCGTAGGCGGGCATGCTTGTGAGACGCCTCGCCAGTGCGAGGAGATCCGCTCCGCTCTCCACGCGCTCCTGCACGTGCCCTGCCGTGTCGTCGGCGACGCCGAACTCCTCGTGCCCGCGGCCGGACTGGCCAAGGGCGTCGGCCTCGTCGCCGGCACCGGCTCGGTCGCGGTGGGCCTGCTGCCCGACGGCACCGGGATCCAGGTGGGTGGCTGGGGCGCGGTGCTCGGCGACGAGGGCGGGTCGGCCGGTCTCGTACGCGAGGCGGTGCGGGCCCTGTGGGCGGCACACGACCGCGGTGAACCGCCGGACGCGCTCGCGGAGCGGCTGACCGCCGCGTTCGGGGTGTCCGAAGTACCCGCGCTGGGCGCGGCGTTGGAGAGCGCGACCGATGTCTCCGCGGAGTGGGGGCGCCATGCCCCCAGCGTGTTCGCGGCGGCCGAGGACGGCTCTTCGCTCGCCCGTACGGTGATCGCCGAGGGCGCCCGGGAACTGGCGCGGCTCGTCGTGCTGCTCGCCGGACGCGGAGTTCCCGTGGACGACGTGGTGGTGGCGGGCGGCGCGGTGCTCGGCCGGCCGGTGCTGTACGAGGCGTTCAAGGCCGCGCTCGCCGAGGCGTTGCCGTCGGCGCGGCCGAGGCCGTTGCGGGTGCCGCCCGTCGAGGGGGCCGTGGCACTGGCCCGCGCTCTGCTGTGA